The Kiritimatiellia bacterium genome contains a region encoding:
- the ftsH gene encoding ATP-dependent zinc metalloprotease FtsH: MDSSPKNSPGSSSDDNRMPFRGMALWFLLLAGLLFIFQMFSQGPERVSKIPYNPDFLALIEEGKIQKAEIVMEMSGFRFVRGELKEIDEKTGRPKKFKVNIASTDEVQKRLTEKGIPFEVIPQNPYLWQVLSGAIPFLLVMGLLYFLFMRQMRIAGKGAMSFGKSRAKLLQKGKNRITFADIAGVEEAEEEVTEIVEFLKDPKRYQKLGGRIPKGVLLVGPPGTGKTLLAKAIAGEANVPFFSISGSDFVEMFVGVGASRVRDMFEQARKHAPCIIFIDEIDAVGRSRFSGIGGGHDEREQTLNALLVEMDGFDTQEGIIIIAATNRPDVLDNALLRPGRFDRQIVVDLPSLEGREAILKIHTKKVRLAKDVDLRRIARGTPGFSGADLANLVNEAALLAARRGAEFVEMKDLEEARDKVRWGRERRSRLLDEQEKRLTAYHEAGHAIVLALQEESEPLHKVTIIPRGQALGATMQLPEKDRYTQGRRKLLGMLVGLMGGRAAEELACSDITTGAQNDLKQATRLARMMVCDWGMSPELGPQSFGEREELLFLGREVSRSQDYSEATAQKIDQEVNRMLREAYAKAIEILRTHRDKLDLVARMLIERETLEGYEVMELIRYGRLLSEAERQALSNTAPPPSPAPSPSAVPVTQPASREEPVLGANPTPSPA, encoded by the coding sequence ATGGATTCGTCTCCAAAGAATTCGCCCGGTTCATCGTCCGACGACAACCGCATGCCGTTTCGCGGCATGGCCCTCTGGTTCTTGCTACTGGCCGGCCTTCTATTCATCTTTCAGATGTTTTCGCAAGGCCCTGAGCGCGTCTCGAAAATCCCCTACAATCCCGATTTTCTTGCGCTGATCGAAGAGGGCAAAATTCAGAAGGCGGAAATCGTGATGGAAATGTCCGGTTTTCGCTTCGTGCGGGGGGAGTTGAAGGAGATCGACGAAAAAACCGGTCGGCCGAAGAAATTCAAGGTCAACATTGCATCAACAGATGAGGTTCAGAAGCGCCTGACCGAAAAGGGTATTCCCTTCGAGGTGATCCCGCAAAATCCCTATCTTTGGCAGGTGTTGTCGGGCGCGATCCCCTTCCTGCTGGTGATGGGGCTGCTGTACTTCCTTTTCATGCGCCAGATGCGGATCGCCGGCAAGGGCGCGATGAGTTTCGGGAAAAGCCGCGCCAAACTTTTGCAGAAAGGAAAAAATCGCATCACCTTTGCCGATATCGCGGGGGTTGAAGAGGCAGAGGAGGAAGTCACTGAAATTGTCGAATTTCTCAAGGATCCGAAGCGCTACCAAAAACTGGGCGGCCGAATTCCGAAGGGCGTTCTCCTCGTCGGGCCGCCCGGCACCGGCAAGACTCTCCTCGCCAAGGCCATTGCGGGCGAGGCGAATGTTCCGTTCTTCAGCATCAGCGGTTCGGATTTTGTGGAGATGTTTGTCGGCGTCGGCGCCTCCCGCGTGCGGGACATGTTTGAACAAGCGCGAAAACATGCGCCCTGCATCATCTTTATTGACGAAATCGACGCGGTCGGCCGGAGCCGTTTCAGCGGGATCGGCGGGGGCCACGACGAACGCGAGCAGACCTTGAACGCCCTGCTCGTGGAAATGGACGGCTTCGACACGCAGGAGGGCATCATCATTATTGCCGCCACCAATCGGCCGGATGTGCTCGACAACGCGCTGCTGCGGCCCGGCCGGTTCGACCGCCAGATTGTGGTGGACCTGCCCTCGCTTGAAGGCCGGGAGGCCATCCTCAAAATCCACACCAAAAAGGTCCGGCTGGCGAAAGATGTGGACCTCCGCCGAATCGCGCGCGGAACACCCGGCTTCTCAGGCGCGGACCTGGCCAATCTGGTGAACGAAGCGGCGTTACTCGCCGCCCGCCGCGGGGCCGAATTCGTAGAAATGAAAGATCTTGAGGAGGCGCGCGACAAGGTCCGGTGGGGCCGAGAGCGGCGCAGCCGCCTGCTCGACGAGCAGGAAAAACGGCTGACCGCCTACCATGAGGCCGGTCACGCGATCGTCCTCGCGCTTCAGGAAGAGAGCGAGCCGTTGCACAAAGTCACGATCATCCCGCGGGGGCAGGCCTTAGGCGCTACAATGCAGCTTCCGGAGAAAGATCGTTATACCCAAGGCCGGCGGAAATTGCTGGGCATGCTGGTTGGCCTGATGGGTGGCCGCGCCGCCGAGGAACTGGCCTGCAGCGATATTACCACTGGAGCTCAGAACGACCTGAAGCAGGCGACTCGCCTGGCCCGCATGATGGTGTGCGATTGGGGGATGAGCCCCGAGCTCGGTCCGCAGTCATTCGGCGAGCGCGAGGAATTGCTGTTCCTCGGACGCGAAGTGTCCCGAAGCCAGGACTACAGCGAAGCGACCGCCCAGAAAATCGACCAGGAGGTCAATCGAATGCTTCGGGAAGCCTATGCGAAGGCGATTGAGATTCTTCGGACCCATCGCGACAAGCTTGACCTTGTCGCCCGGATGCTGATCGAACGGGAAACCTTGGAGGGCTACGAAGTGATGGAGCTCATCCGCTACGGGCGTTTGCTATCCGAAGCTGAGCGGCAGGCGCTTTCCAATACAGCCCCTCCGCCATCGCCCGCTCCATCGCCTTCGGCCGTGCCGGTGACCCAACCGGCGTCCCGCGAGGAACCCGTTCTCGGCGCAAATCCGACCCCCTCCCCCGCGTAG
- the folP gene encoding dihydropteroate synthase, with product MAPALLWRCRDRLIDCSARPLVMGVLNVTPDSFSDGGRYLDSERAVERGLEIASEGADIIDVGGESSRPGAVPVSAEEELRRVKPVIEELARRTDRLISIDTSKAAVAEAALAAGAHIINDISALRGDARMAALARETGAGVVLMHMQGTPQTMQIDPRYEDVVREVSDFLSERIDAACRAGINWECLAIDPGIGFGKTVEHNVALLAHLSRLTAMGRPVLVGVSRKRFLGALTGRDVHDRLLPSLAALAFSVAQGAHILRVHDVKESCETARLVAILRSGRVPPK from the coding sequence ATGGCTCCCGCGTTGCTCTGGCGGTGCCGAGACCGGCTGATCGATTGTTCTGCGCGTCCGCTTGTGATGGGCGTGCTCAATGTCACCCCGGATTCCTTTTCGGACGGCGGCCGGTATCTCGACAGTGAACGAGCGGTCGAACGCGGCCTGGAAATCGCCAGCGAGGGGGCGGATATCATCGATGTCGGCGGCGAATCTTCTCGGCCCGGCGCCGTGCCCGTGTCGGCGGAGGAAGAGCTTCGGCGAGTCAAACCGGTCATTGAAGAGCTTGCCCGCCGGACGGATCGGCTGATTTCGATCGACACTTCGAAGGCCGCAGTGGCGGAGGCGGCGCTGGCCGCGGGAGCCCACATCATCAACGACATTTCGGCGCTGCGCGGTGACGCTCGGATGGCGGCGCTTGCCCGCGAAACCGGTGCTGGAGTGGTGCTGATGCACATGCAGGGCACGCCGCAAACCATGCAGATCGATCCGCGGTACGAGGATGTGGTTCGCGAGGTCAGCGACTTTCTCAGCGAGCGAATCGACGCCGCCTGCCGGGCAGGGATCAATTGGGAATGCCTCGCGATCGATCCCGGCATCGGATTTGGCAAAACCGTCGAACACAACGTCGCTCTGTTGGCCCATCTTTCACGCCTTACGGCTATGGGCCGCCCCGTACTTGTCGGCGTTTCGCGAAAGCGTTTCCTCGGAGCCCTCACGGGTCGGGACGTCCATGACCGACTCTTGCCCAGCCTGGCCGCGCTCGCGTTTTCGGTGGCGCAAGGGGCGCACATTTTGCGAGTCCACGACGTGAAGGAGTCTTGCGAAACGGCTCGACTGGTGGCTATCCTGCGATCAGGCCGTGTGCCACCGAAATGA
- the cdaA gene encoding diadenylate cyclase CdaA, with protein MTFKDRIVFPGPNGLLEIAFMAVAIYYLLLFFKGTRGAQVLYGLGILYLGLMALTYLFELDTLNWLIQRFTVYLSVALLIIFQPEIRRALAELGPRHFSAGEREDRATVEALLEAVRRLAENKIGALIAIERGVNTAPYQEAATRLDSLLSPELLTSIFFPNSPLHDGGVIIRGGRIVAAGCLFPLSQKPELSRSLGTRHRAAIGLSEETDAIVIVVSEETGTVSVAYKGRLRRGIELDRLERFLINMLVRARHAGTSTAARSRRWLEVLRLPRPRVRETVAAALNEGSHGR; from the coding sequence ATGACGTTTAAGGATCGAATCGTTTTTCCCGGGCCGAATGGCCTGCTCGAAATCGCCTTCATGGCGGTGGCCATCTATTATTTGCTTCTCTTTTTCAAAGGCACTCGCGGCGCCCAGGTTCTCTACGGGTTGGGCATCCTCTATCTCGGCCTCATGGCGTTGACCTACCTGTTCGAGCTGGACACGCTTAACTGGCTTATCCAGCGTTTCACGGTCTACCTCTCGGTCGCGCTATTGATCATCTTTCAACCGGAGATTCGCCGCGCTCTAGCGGAGCTGGGGCCCCGCCATTTTTCCGCCGGCGAGCGGGAAGATCGCGCTACGGTTGAAGCCCTCCTGGAGGCGGTGCGCCGGCTCGCCGAAAACAAAATCGGCGCGCTGATTGCCATCGAGCGTGGCGTCAATACGGCGCCCTATCAAGAGGCGGCGACGCGGTTGGACAGCCTGCTGTCGCCGGAATTGCTCACGTCAATTTTTTTCCCCAACAGCCCCCTGCACGATGGCGGCGTGATCATTCGCGGCGGCCGCATCGTTGCCGCAGGATGTTTGTTCCCCCTTTCGCAAAAACCCGAACTGAGCCGTTCGCTCGGCACCCGCCATCGGGCAGCCATCGGCCTCTCCGAGGAGACCGATGCGATCGTGATCGTAGTTTCCGAGGAAACGGGCACCGTATCCGTCGCCTACAAGGGCCGCTTGCGGCGCGGCATCGAGCTGGACCGCCTCGAGCGCTTCCTCATCAACATGCTCGTCCGGGCAAGGCATGCAGGGACTTCAACCGCCGCGCGCTCCCGACGATGGCTCGAGGTTTTGCGGCTGCCTCGTCCGCGCGTCCGGGAGACCGTGGCCGCCGCCCTCAATGAGGGTTCTCATGGCCGCTAA